The following are encoded together in the Echinicola jeungdonensis genome:
- a CDS encoding DEAD/DEAH box helicase, whose translation MENETLFSDLGISSEILQAVEDMGYTQPSPIQAQSIPLLLEGRDVIGQAQTGTGKTASFAIPIIDLVDPNYSQPQALILCPTRELAVQVDGEIGKLAKHKKGIYSTAIYGGESIDRQIRTLKKGVQIVVGTPGRIMDHMSRGTLKLNNVRTIVLDEADEMLDMGFREDIEKILKTMPEERQTVFFSATMAKPILDLTRKYQTNPEIVKVLRKELTVENISQVYYEVKPSLKMELITRLINVHQFNLGVVFCNTKRTTDEVTEGLIARGIMAEALHGDLSQAQRDKVMNKFRKGHCSVLVATDVAARGIDVDDVEVVFNYDLPLDEEYYVHRIGRTGRAGKSGMAISFITGRKDIFKLKDLERFIKVSLTKMDPPSVSELLDQKKDQLVKDVSTQLSRDEDNQIFEAALGQLLAEGLSMDQIALGLVKLQMGNSLKELSEINFTLDFSRGGADRKGKEKGRRGKDRFERGERKGGRRDRGKKDANMARLFLNLGKKDRIRPNDIVGAIAGETGVPGRQIGGIDIYDNFSFVDVPSKDASHVISVMKTNTIKGKPVNVELSKG comes from the coding sequence ATGGAAAACGAAACATTATTTTCAGACCTGGGGATATCATCTGAAATCCTACAGGCAGTGGAAGATATGGGCTATACCCAACCTTCCCCTATTCAAGCACAATCAATTCCACTTTTATTGGAGGGTAGAGATGTCATTGGGCAAGCCCAAACCGGTACTGGAAAAACCGCATCATTTGCCATTCCTATTATTGATCTGGTTGACCCAAACTATTCCCAACCACAGGCATTGATCCTATGCCCCACCCGTGAACTAGCGGTTCAGGTGGATGGTGAAATTGGAAAGTTGGCCAAACATAAAAAAGGAATCTACAGCACCGCTATTTATGGAGGGGAATCCATCGACCGACAAATCAGAACATTGAAAAAAGGTGTTCAGATTGTGGTAGGTACTCCAGGAAGGATCATGGACCACATGAGCCGTGGTACCCTTAAATTGAATAACGTTAGAACCATCGTTTTGGATGAGGCTGACGAAATGCTGGATATGGGATTTAGGGAAGATATCGAAAAGATATTGAAAACCATGCCTGAAGAAAGACAAACTGTCTTCTTTTCAGCCACTATGGCCAAGCCAATCTTGGACCTGACCAGAAAATACCAGACCAACCCTGAAATCGTTAAAGTTCTTCGAAAAGAACTTACCGTAGAAAATATCAGCCAGGTTTATTATGAAGTAAAGCCAAGCTTAAAAATGGAATTGATCACCAGATTGATCAATGTCCACCAATTTAACCTTGGGGTAGTTTTCTGTAATACTAAAAGAACCACCGATGAAGTTACAGAAGGCCTGATTGCCAGGGGAATTATGGCCGAAGCTCTACATGGTGACTTATCCCAAGCACAGAGAGACAAGGTAATGAACAAGTTCCGAAAAGGTCATTGCTCGGTTTTAGTGGCTACTGATGTGGCTGCCAGAGGTATTGATGTGGATGACGTAGAGGTAGTTTTCAATTATGACCTTCCCTTGGACGAAGAATATTACGTTCACAGAATCGGTAGAACAGGGAGAGCAGGGAAATCTGGTATGGCCATTTCCTTTATCACTGGAAGAAAGGATATTTTCAAGCTGAAAGATCTGGAAAGATTCATCAAAGTAAGTTTGACCAAAATGGATCCTCCGTCTGTCTCAGAATTACTAGACCAGAAAAAAGATCAGTTGGTCAAAGACGTATCTACTCAGCTCTCCAGGGATGAGGACAATCAGATTTTTGAAGCTGCATTAGGCCAACTGTTGGCAGAAGGGTTGAGTATGGACCAAATTGCTCTAGGTTTGGTAAAACTTCAAATGGGCAATTCCCTGAAAGAATTGTCAGAAATAAACTTCACCCTGGACTTTAGCCGGGGTGGTGCTGACAGAAAAGGTAAAGAAAAAGGTAGAAGAGGTAAAGACCGCTTTGAACGAGGGGAACGAAAAGGTGGCCGAAGAGACAGAGGAAAAAAAGATGCCAACATGGCAAGATTATTCCTCAACCTTGGCAAAAAAGACCGAATCAGACCCAATGATATTGTTGGTGCAATTGCCGGAGAAACCGGGGTACCTGGCCGCCAAATTGGTGGAATTGATATATATGATAATTTCTCCTTCGTGGATGTCCCATCAAAGGATGCTTCCCATGTTATTAGTGTTATGAAAACAAACACCATCAAGGGCAAGCCCGTAAATGTAGAACTTTCAAAAGGTTAA
- a CDS encoding SufE family protein: protein MTDINQVQNDIIDEFSILGEDRESTIFYIMELGNQLGEFPEEDKIEENIIKGCQSKVWLTTSDEDGKVHFYADSNTDITKGLISLLIRVLSGRKPQEILDADLYFIDKIGMGNIIGSQRSNGLAAMIKQMKLFALAYQSKLNV from the coding sequence ATGACTGATATTAACCAAGTTCAGAACGATATAATTGATGAATTCAGCATCCTGGGTGAGGATAGGGAGTCCACTATATTTTATATCATGGAACTGGGCAATCAACTTGGAGAGTTTCCAGAAGAAGATAAGATTGAAGAAAATATTATCAAAGGTTGCCAGTCCAAAGTATGGTTGACGACCTCCGATGAAGATGGGAAAGTACATTTTTATGCGGATTCCAACACAGATATTACCAAAGGTTTGATCAGCTTATTGATCAGGGTTTTGTCTGGACGGAAGCCTCAGGAAATCCTTGATGCCGATTTATATTTTATCGACAAAATAGGAATGGGTAATATCATTGGCTCCCAAAGGTCAAATGGATTAGCAGCCATGATTAAACAAATGAAGCTATTTGCCCTTGCCTATCAATCCAAATTAAACGTATAA
- the sufD gene encoding Fe-S cluster assembly protein SufD gives MTTLTKNKITDSFIELIANLPKPDQFASIKNTALEVLQSQGLPAPKAEEYKFTGVSKKLESAISNLKTPQKASVSSEMIQEALIPGLDADVLVFNNGQWDKEASDYKEENYSITRLTEIPEDAVQFLGKIAKPEKDAFTALNTSLFQDGIYLDVPKNKVVDRPILFLYFNQANEGQVISPRVLIHTEGGSEASFIEKIISIDEEPYFLNGVTEINVGENAHLTYYKFQDENKSAIEVNNFEADVHRDSTFSSVVLSLQGDMIRNNLSLNLLDSGCEGNMYGLYLLNGNSHVDNHTNVDHTMPHSDSNELYKGILDNKSKGVFNGKIFVRQDAQKTNAFQQNNNILLSDDAIIHTKPQLEIWADDVKCSHGCTTGQLDDEALYYLRTRGIGKDKAKGLLLYAFAGEILDHIKNEALKEYCIQLVQERLGKF, from the coding sequence ATGACTACACTTACTAAAAACAAAATCACTGATTCGTTTATTGAGTTAATCGCTAACCTACCTAAACCAGATCAGTTTGCTTCGATAAAAAATACTGCTTTGGAGGTACTTCAAAGTCAGGGACTTCCCGCCCCAAAGGCTGAGGAATATAAATTTACAGGTGTAAGCAAAAAGTTGGAATCAGCTATTTCCAACCTTAAGACCCCTCAAAAAGCTTCAGTTAGCTCTGAGATGATCCAAGAGGCTTTAATACCTGGATTGGATGCGGATGTTTTGGTATTTAACAATGGTCAATGGGATAAGGAGGCTTCTGATTACAAAGAAGAAAATTATTCCATTACCAGGCTTACAGAAATACCGGAAGATGCCGTTCAATTTTTGGGTAAAATAGCTAAACCTGAAAAGGATGCTTTTACCGCCTTGAACACATCTCTTTTTCAGGATGGTATTTATTTAGATGTTCCCAAAAATAAAGTGGTTGATCGTCCCATCCTTTTCCTCTACTTTAACCAGGCAAATGAAGGGCAGGTAATCAGCCCAAGAGTGTTGATTCATACTGAGGGAGGTTCTGAGGCTAGTTTTATTGAAAAAATCATCAGTATAGATGAGGAACCTTACTTCTTAAATGGAGTGACCGAAATCAATGTAGGTGAAAATGCCCACCTTACTTATTATAAATTCCAGGACGAAAACAAGTCAGCAATTGAAGTCAATAACTTTGAAGCGGATGTGCACCGGGATTCCACATTTTCTTCGGTGGTCCTTTCTCTTCAAGGTGACATGATTAGAAATAACCTCAGCCTAAACCTGCTGGACAGTGGTTGTGAAGGAAATATGTATGGACTATACCTATTGAATGGTAATAGTCATGTGGACAACCACACCAATGTAGATCATACCATGCCCCACTCCGATTCAAATGAATTATATAAAGGTATTTTGGATAACAAGTCCAAAGGGGTATTTAATGGGAAAATTTTTGTAAGGCAGGATGCACAAAAAACAAATGCTTTTCAGCAAAACAACAACATCCTGTTATCAGATGATGCGATCATCCATACCAAACCCCAGTTAGAAATCTGGGCAGATGACGTGAAGTGTTCCCATGGTTGTACTACCGGTCAATTGGATGATGAAGCTTTGTATTACCTGCGAACCCGTGGAATCGGAAAAGATAAAGCCAAGGGATTACTACTATATGCATTTGCAGGAGAAATTTTAGATCACATCAAAAACGAAGCCCTCAAAGAATACTGCATTCAATTGGTTCAGGAAAGATTAGGTAAATTCTAA
- a CDS encoding citrate synthase translates to MSEIAKLSFDGKDFELPVLEGTEKEKAIDIAKLRGQSGLITMDPGFKNTGSTKSAITFLDGEKGILRYRGYNIEDLAEKSNFLEVSYLLVYGELPTQKQYEKFSKEITTHTLVHEDIKKMLDGFPSVAHPMGVLSSLICSLTAFYPTSLHPNRSEEENNLSIIRLMAKMPTFAAWAFKNKMGHPVNYPDNSLDYCSNFLKMMFELPAEKYEVDPIVSKALDQLLILHADHEQNCSTSTVRIVGSSQASIYASISAGINALWGPLHGGANQSVIEMLEAIKADGGDSKKYLEKAKDKNDPFRLMGFGHRVYKNFDPRAKIIKKAADDVLGKLGVDDPVLEIAKELEEAALNDQYFVDRKLYPNVDFYSGIIYRAMGIPTDMFTVMFALGRLPGWIAQWKEMRENGEPIGRPRQVYTGANEREYVSMNKR, encoded by the coding sequence ATGTCTGAAATTGCTAAGTTATCCTTCGATGGTAAGGATTTTGAATTACCCGTATTAGAAGGTACTGAAAAAGAAAAGGCAATTGATATTGCTAAACTAAGAGGCCAATCTGGATTGATCACTATGGATCCAGGCTTCAAAAACACTGGTTCTACCAAAAGTGCAATCACTTTCCTTGATGGAGAAAAAGGTATATTAAGATACAGAGGATACAATATTGAAGACTTGGCAGAAAAGTCTAATTTTTTGGAGGTTTCTTACCTTCTTGTTTATGGGGAATTGCCAACCCAGAAACAATACGAAAAATTTTCTAAAGAAATCACTACTCATACCCTAGTGCATGAGGACATCAAAAAGATGTTAGATGGCTTCCCATCCGTAGCCCACCCAATGGGGGTTTTATCTTCTTTGATCTGTTCTTTGACTGCTTTTTACCCTACCTCTTTGCATCCTAACCGATCAGAGGAAGAGAACAACCTTAGCATCATCAGGTTAATGGCTAAAATGCCTACGTTTGCTGCTTGGGCATTCAAAAACAAAATGGGGCATCCGGTAAATTACCCTGATAACAGCTTGGATTATTGCTCCAACTTTCTAAAAATGATGTTTGAGCTTCCTGCTGAAAAATATGAAGTTGACCCTATCGTTAGCAAAGCGCTTGACCAATTGTTAATTCTTCATGCTGACCATGAGCAAAACTGCTCTACTTCCACTGTAAGAATCGTAGGGTCTTCCCAAGCCAGCATCTACGCTTCTATCTCTGCAGGTATCAATGCACTTTGGGGCCCCCTTCACGGTGGAGCCAACCAATCTGTTATTGAAATGCTTGAAGCCATCAAAGCTGACGGGGGAGATTCTAAGAAATACCTTGAAAAAGCCAAGGATAAAAATGATCCATTTAGATTGATGGGCTTTGGTCACAGAGTATACAAAAACTTTGACCCAAGAGCCAAAATCATCAAAAAAGCTGCTGATGATGTTTTGGGTAAACTAGGTGTAGATGATCCCGTATTGGAAATCGCCAAGGAGCTTGAGGAAGCTGCCTTGAATGACCAATACTTCGTGGATAGAAAACTATATCCTAATGTGGACTTCTACTCAGGTATCATTTACAGAGCCATGGGCATCCCAACTGATATGTTTACAGTAATGTTTGCTCTTGGACGTCTACCCGGCTGGATTGCACAATGGAAAGAAATGAGAGAAAATGGTGAACCTATCGGTAGGCCAAGACAGGTTTATACTGGTGCCAATGAAAGAGAATATGTATCTATGAATAAAAGGTAA
- a CDS encoding Lrp/AsnC ligand binding domain-containing protein, producing MDKNLDIDNIDLKIISLLNEDAKTPYTEIAKKVYVSSGTVHVRMRKLEEMGIVKSATLNIDFSKLGYDISAYLGIYLEKSSLYDNVIERLKEIAEVVNAYYTTGNYSIFAKIICKDTNHLREVLDKIQKVEGIDRTETLIVLEESINRPIQLFGIDSK from the coding sequence ATGGATAAAAATTTAGATATTGACAATATTGACCTCAAGATCATTTCATTACTGAATGAGGATGCCAAAACACCCTACACAGAAATTGCCAAAAAAGTGTACGTTTCTTCTGGAACTGTCCATGTGAGAATGAGGAAGTTAGAGGAAATGGGGATTGTAAAGAGCGCCACTCTCAATATTGACTTTTCAAAGCTAGGCTATGACATTTCAGCCTATCTGGGCATTTATTTGGAAAAAAGCTCTTTATACGATAATGTTATTGAGCGCTTGAAAGAAATAGCAGAAGTGGTCAATGCCTATTACACTACAGGAAATTACAGCATCTTTGCCAAAATCATTTGTAAAGATACCAATCACCTTAGAGAGGTACTGGACAAAATTCAAAAAGTGGAGGGAATAGACCGTACAGAAACGTTGATTGTACTAGAAGAAAGCATCAACAGACCCATACAATTGTTTGGAATAGACTCTAAATAA
- a CDS encoding BrxA/BrxB family bacilliredoxin, which translates to MYPEELVAPMRAELTEVGFQEFKTAEDVENHLKEHKGTTFIVVNSVCGCAAGAARPGVKYALDKTDARPNVLATVFAGNDTDAVNKVREYSLPYPPSSPAMALFKDGELVHFIERHHIEGRNAQIIGEHLVEVFEHFCKS; encoded by the coding sequence ATGTACCCTGAAGAATTAGTAGCACCAATGCGTGCAGAATTAACTGAAGTAGGTTTTCAAGAATTCAAAACTGCAGAGGATGTAGAAAATCACCTCAAAGAACATAAGGGAACTACCTTTATTGTTGTCAATTCAGTTTGTGGATGTGCAGCAGGTGCTGCCCGGCCAGGAGTAAAATATGCCCTGGACAAAACAGATGCCCGCCCGAATGTATTAGCAACTGTTTTTGCAGGCAATGACACCGATGCAGTCAACAAGGTAAGAGAATATTCACTTCCCTACCCTCCATCCTCACCAGCTATGGCATTATTTAAGGATGGAGAACTGGTACATTTCATCGAAAGACACCATATCGAAGGAAGAAATGCCCAGATCATCGGAGAACATTTAGTAGAAGTATTTGAGCATTTTTGCAAGTCATAA
- the sufC gene encoding Fe-S cluster assembly ATPase SufC has protein sequence MLSIKNLHASIEGNPILKGINLEVKPGEIHAIMGPNGSGKSTLASVLAGREEYEVTDGEVTFKGKDLLDLNPEDRAREGVFLAFQYPVEIPGVSSTNFLRTAVNQVREYRGQEPLDAVKFLTLMKEKMKLVDIDQKLLSRALNEGFSGGEKKRNEIFQMAMLEPTLSILDETDSGLDIDALKIVADGVNELRTPDNATIVVTHYQRLLNYIVPDVVHVLYKGKIVKSGPKELALELEEKGYDWIKEDAGSTTV, from the coding sequence ATGTTATCCATAAAAAATTTACACGCATCTATTGAGGGTAATCCTATTTTGAAAGGTATCAACCTGGAAGTAAAACCAGGGGAAATTCATGCCATCATGGGGCCTAACGGTTCTGGTAAATCTACCTTAGCTTCCGTTTTGGCAGGACGTGAGGAATATGAAGTAACTGATGGAGAAGTTACCTTCAAGGGGAAAGACCTACTGGACCTTAATCCTGAAGACAGGGCTAGAGAAGGTGTTTTCCTTGCTTTTCAATACCCGGTGGAAATCCCAGGTGTTAGCTCTACTAACTTCTTGAGAACTGCCGTTAACCAAGTGCGCGAATACCGAGGCCAGGAACCATTGGATGCGGTTAAATTCCTTACCCTGATGAAGGAGAAAATGAAATTAGTAGATATCGACCAGAAATTACTAAGCAGGGCTCTTAACGAAGGTTTCTCTGGCGGTGAGAAAAAAAGAAATGAAATTTTCCAAATGGCGATGCTAGAGCCTACCCTTTCCATCCTTGATGAAACTGATTCCGGACTCGATATTGACGCCCTTAAAATTGTAGCAGACGGAGTTAATGAACTTAGGACTCCTGACAATGCTACCATTGTGGTTACCCACTATCAGCGATTGCTCAACTATATAGTTCCCGATGTGGTCCATGTATTGTATAAGGGGAAAATTGTAAAATCCGGACCAAAAGAGTTGGCATTAGAATTAGAAGAAAAAGGATATGACTGGATCAAAGAAGACGCCGGAAGCACTACCGTCTGA
- a CDS encoding SUF system Fe-S cluster assembly protein — protein MAETEKNKEVNVPNLKDKVVDAIKLVYDPEIPVDIYELGLIYEISIFPVNNVYILMTLTSPNCPAAESIPSEVKDRVQQINGVNNVEVEMTFDPPYSQDMMSEAAKLELGFL, from the coding sequence ATGGCTGAAACAGAAAAAAACAAAGAGGTTAATGTACCCAATTTGAAAGATAAAGTGGTTGATGCCATTAAATTGGTATATGACCCTGAAATCCCGGTGGATATATATGAATTGGGGTTGATTTACGAAATCAGCATATTTCCTGTAAACAATGTTTACATTTTGATGACATTGACCTCTCCCAATTGCCCTGCTGCAGAATCCATACCGTCAGAAGTAAAGGATAGAGTCCAACAGATCAATGGGGTAAATAATGTAGAAGTGGAAATGACCTTTGATCCACCTTACTCCCAGGACATGATGTCCGAAGCCGCCAAATTAGAGCTAGGCTTTTTATAA
- a CDS encoding aminotransferase class V-fold PLP-dependent enzyme: MTLNINKIREEFPVLHQEVNGNPLIYFDNAATTQKPKAVLEALSAYYLKDNSNIHRGVHTLGDRATRAFEKTRGLLKSFINSREEEEIIFTKGTTEGINLVASSFGKKYINEGDEIIISTLEHHSNIVPWQILCEQKGATLKIIPINDKGEILMEEFESMLTDKTKMVSVVHASNALGTINPVKDIIQKAHSIGAKVLVDAAQSAAHLDIDVQSLDCDFLSFSAHKIYGPTGLGVLYGKRELLEAMPPYQGGGEMIKEVTFEKTTYNEIPFKFEAGTPNIADVIAFQKALEFVDDLGKENIRAHEESLLQYATEKLNAIKGFIPVGTAEKKVSVISFLINGMHPFDVGMMLDAAGIAVRTGHHCTQPLMHRFKLEGTVRASFSVYNTKEEIDRLIESVSKIAKIKNK, from the coding sequence ATGACATTGAACATTAATAAAATCAGAGAGGAATTTCCAGTACTCCATCAGGAGGTCAATGGAAATCCTCTTATATATTTTGACAATGCCGCCACAACGCAAAAACCAAAAGCGGTGTTGGAGGCATTGTCTGCTTATTATCTCAAAGATAATTCCAATATTCACAGGGGAGTTCATACCCTTGGAGACCGTGCTACCAGAGCATTTGAAAAAACCAGGGGGCTTTTGAAGTCCTTTATCAATTCCCGGGAAGAAGAAGAAATTATATTCACCAAGGGTACCACTGAAGGCATTAATTTGGTGGCCTCTTCTTTTGGGAAAAAATACATTAATGAAGGTGATGAAATCATTATTTCCACCTTAGAACACCATTCCAATATTGTCCCCTGGCAAATTCTCTGTGAACAAAAAGGAGCCACCTTAAAAATCATTCCTATCAATGACAAGGGTGAAATCCTAATGGAGGAATTTGAATCCATGCTCACTGATAAAACCAAAATGGTATCGGTAGTGCATGCTTCAAATGCCCTTGGCACCATCAATCCTGTAAAGGATATCATTCAAAAAGCCCATTCCATTGGTGCAAAAGTATTGGTTGATGCTGCCCAGTCTGCTGCTCATTTGGATATTGATGTGCAGAGCCTGGATTGCGATTTCCTTTCTTTTTCCGCCCACAAAATTTATGGGCCTACCGGCTTGGGCGTTCTTTACGGAAAAAGGGAGCTATTGGAAGCGATGCCTCCCTATCAAGGAGGTGGGGAGATGATCAAAGAGGTTACTTTTGAAAAAACGACCTACAACGAAATTCCTTTTAAATTTGAGGCCGGAACCCCAAATATTGCCGATGTCATTGCTTTCCAAAAAGCTTTGGAATTTGTGGACGATCTTGGCAAGGAAAACATCCGTGCCCATGAGGAATCCCTTCTCCAGTATGCCACCGAAAAATTAAATGCAATTAAGGGATTTATCCCTGTCGGCACGGCGGAAAAAAAGGTAAGTGTTATTTCCTTTTTGATCAATGGCATGCACCCCTTTGATGTCGGCATGATGCTCGATGCAGCAGGTATTGCAGTCAGAACCGGGCACCATTGTACCCAGCCATTGATGCATCGATTTAAATTGGAGGGAACTGTTAGGGCATCTTTTTCTGTTTATAACACCAAAGAAGAAATCGACCGGCTAATTGAAAGCGTCAGCAAAATTGCCAAAATAAAGAATAAATGA
- the sufB gene encoding Fe-S cluster assembly protein SufB: MSKDNQILEEFTSKEYEHGWSVDFEADEAPVGLTEETVRWISAKKEEPEWLLEWRLKAFRIWESMKEPAWANVKYPKIDFQALKYYSAPKQKSKPKNLDEVDPELLQIYERLGISLNEQKKLQGIAVDAVLDSVSVGTTFKETLSELGIVFCSFSEAVQDHPELVKKYLGSVVPMTDNYYASLNSAVFSDGSFCYIPKGVRCPMELSTYFRINAANTGQFERTLIVAEDESYVSYLEGCTAPQRDEHQLHAAVVEIYAAKDAEVKYSTVQNWFPGDKNGKGGIYNFVTKRGLCQGDNSKISWTQVETGSAITWKYPSCILKGDNSVGEFYSVAVTNNWQQADTGTKMIHIGKNTRSRIVSKGISAGYSQNSYRGQVQVMKRAENSRNFSQCDSLLMGAKCGAHTFPYIDIQNPSAQVEHEATTSKIGEDQIFYCNQRGIDSEEAVALIVNGYAKEVLNQLPMEFAVEAQKLLALTLEGSVG, translated from the coding sequence ATGAGCAAAGACAATCAAATTTTAGAGGAATTTACCTCAAAAGAGTATGAACATGGTTGGTCAGTAGATTTTGAAGCTGATGAAGCTCCTGTCGGTCTTACCGAGGAGACGGTTCGTTGGATTTCGGCCAAGAAAGAAGAGCCGGAATGGCTTTTGGAATGGAGACTAAAAGCTTTCAGGATCTGGGAGTCTATGAAAGAACCTGCGTGGGCCAACGTGAAATACCCTAAAATTGACTTTCAAGCCCTTAAATATTATTCTGCCCCTAAGCAAAAATCCAAGCCCAAAAACTTGGATGAAGTGGATCCGGAATTATTGCAGATTTACGAAAGATTGGGTATAAGCTTAAATGAACAGAAAAAGTTGCAAGGCATTGCAGTAGATGCTGTTTTAGACTCTGTGTCTGTGGGCACTACTTTTAAGGAAACCCTGAGCGAATTAGGGATCGTTTTCTGCTCATTCAGTGAAGCGGTTCAGGATCACCCTGAGTTGGTTAAAAAATACTTGGGTTCCGTGGTTCCCATGACGGATAATTACTATGCATCACTGAACTCTGCAGTTTTCTCTGATGGTTCTTTCTGCTACATTCCAAAAGGCGTGAGATGTCCTATGGAGCTTTCCACTTATTTTAGGATCAATGCAGCCAATACCGGCCAATTTGAAAGAACCCTGATTGTGGCTGAAGACGAATCATATGTTTCTTATCTGGAAGGTTGTACAGCTCCTCAAAGGGATGAACATCAGTTGCATGCAGCTGTGGTTGAAATTTATGCAGCCAAAGATGCTGAGGTAAAATATTCTACCGTACAAAACTGGTTCCCAGGTGATAAAAATGGTAAAGGTGGAATTTACAACTTCGTTACCAAAAGAGGTCTTTGTCAAGGAGACAATTCTAAAATATCCTGGACCCAGGTAGAAACAGGATCTGCAATTACATGGAAATATCCTTCCTGTATCCTAAAAGGGGATAATTCAGTTGGGGAGTTTTATTCCGTTGCAGTAACCAATAATTGGCAACAAGCCGATACGGGTACCAAAATGATCCACATCGGTAAAAACACCCGGTCAAGGATTGTATCCAAAGGTATTTCGGCAGGTTATTCCCAAAACTCCTACCGTGGACAAGTTCAGGTAATGAAACGTGCCGAAAACTCCAGGAACTTTTCACAATGTGATTCCCTATTGATGGGGGCCAAATGTGGGGCACATACCTTCCCCTACATTGACATCCAAAACCCATCAGCACAGGTAGAACACGAGGCCACTACTTCTAAAATCGGGGAAGATCAGATTTTCTACTGTAACCAAAGAGGAATTGACAGTGAGGAAGCAGTAGCTCTGATTGTAAACGGCTATGCCAAGGAGGTGCTAAATCAGCTTCCTATGGAATTTGCCGTTGAGGCCCAGAAATTATTGGCCTTGACTTTGGAAGGAAGTGTAGGGTAA